The following coding sequences lie in one Polluticoccus soli genomic window:
- a CDS encoding serine O-acetyltransferase: MGTQLRYFFQDVRSLLGRHKRRIIIVWFTPAFAGIWWYRLERSLYLLFGKAYSVIRIPLLPINALILAYSRLDINYKADIGPGLAVKHPSLGVVISGYVIAGQNLSLVGGNAIGVAKRCKQGEFIIGDNCTLSANAVILGPLTLADNVLVGASSCVVKSCLTDGAVLAGVPAKPIVRETELAD; the protein is encoded by the coding sequence ATGGGTACACAGCTCAGGTATTTTTTCCAGGATGTTCGCAGCTTGCTGGGCAGGCATAAACGCCGGATAATTATTGTCTGGTTTACGCCTGCGTTCGCAGGCATATGGTGGTATCGGCTGGAGCGTAGCCTGTACCTGTTGTTTGGAAAAGCTTACAGTGTGATCCGAATACCGCTTCTTCCCATTAATGCACTCATTTTAGCGTACTCTCGGCTCGACATTAACTATAAAGCCGACATTGGCCCCGGCCTTGCCGTTAAGCATCCGTCTTTAGGCGTTGTGATATCCGGATATGTGATTGCAGGGCAGAACTTATCGTTGGTAGGCGGCAACGCTATAGGCGTCGCAAAGAGATGTAAGCAAGGTGAGTTCATTATAGGCGATAATTGTACACTCAGCGCTAACGCTGTGATATTAGGTCCCCTTACACTGGCTGATAACGTGCTGGTTGGGGCAAGCAGCTGCGTGGTGAAAAGCTGTCTGACTGATGGTGCTGTACTTGCAGGAGTGCCTGCCAAACCTATTGTTAGAGAAACCGAGCTCGCAGACTGA